In a genomic window of Acidimicrobiia bacterium:
- a CDS encoding sigma-70 family RNA polymerase sigma factor — MWSVADDALVAGMAAGDADAASAFVERFQRRVYGLALTIVGDPRGAEDVAQEALLRAWRHAAVFDPRRGSVVTWLLTITRNLSIDALRVRRPAAVDPDHLVDLSVEAPGRGPAESALVADDVGRLRAALVGLPDEQRRAVVLAGVVGFTAREVAEREAIPLGTAKTRIRAGLGRLRVAMASEERAE; from the coding sequence ATGTGGTCGGTAGCCGACGATGCGCTCGTGGCCGGGATGGCCGCCGGCGACGCCGACGCCGCGTCGGCGTTCGTGGAGCGCTTCCAGCGGCGGGTCTACGGGCTCGCGCTCACCATCGTCGGTGACCCGCGGGGCGCCGAGGACGTCGCCCAGGAGGCGCTCCTCCGAGCCTGGCGGCACGCCGCCGTGTTCGATCCCCGGCGGGGCAGCGTCGTGACGTGGCTGCTCACGATCACCCGGAACCTCTCGATCGACGCCCTGCGGGTCCGCCGCCCCGCGGCCGTCGACCCGGACCACCTCGTCGACCTCTCGGTCGAGGCGCCCGGCCGCGGGCCGGCCGAGTCGGCGCTCGTCGCCGACGACGTCGGCCGGCTCCGCGCCGCGCTCGTCGGGCTCCCGGACGAGCAGCGCCGCGCCGTCGTGCTCGCCGGGGTCGTCGGGTTCACCGCCCGCGAGGTCGCCGAGCGAGAGGCGATCCCGCTCGGGACGGCGAAGACCCGCATCCGGGCGGGCCTCGGTCGCCTGCGCGTGGCGATGGCCAGCGAGGAGCGGGCCGAATGA